From Helicobacter macacae MIT 99-5501, a single genomic window includes:
- the mshL gene encoding pilus (MSHA type) biogenesis protein MshL, whose translation MILQKRHKKIAHFRFCAIFILPFILTNALSKECNQKSFTLQSNPNLSPRILLEELAFECALSLSYENGAKKALDSTKVALNFKQKRFGEIVSTIAKASDLHYELDGQLVRFNHLNTRTFHINYISTARVASSNTDVVYGQESQMNSLSPYGSSYSYQHYQAPINSPSPLGEDVQSKALSQGTQSPLFGKSGTKIYSIDELNFWGELENELISLVYQEQDSYNPKHPRIIINKGAGLITINATNAQLERAKDYLASLQSRLSQQVQIDVQIFTIEHNDTNTIGVNWGKLYELGINTQSTSPEIFNAQNGNINYGVYVFSNNLQLGDIVQFLKQYGTTKSISNPKIITLNNQPAIISVGNVLRYSQSLIYQTSTNSSTIQNTGYQYPSVFSGVLLDVTPSIQENQVILKINPSITAAKDPSIENQPTALASPPNLSTNQLSSIVRINDGQKVILGGLISESYNVVTKKVPLLGSIPLIKYLFSYKKTIKQKKEMVIVITPKIIGNEDMEYHFEDSTKS comes from the coding sequence ATGATTCTGCAAAAACGACACAAAAAAATTGCTCATTTTAGATTTTGCGCTATTTTTATCCTGCCTTTTATCCTCACAAACGCTCTGTCAAAAGAATGCAACCAAAAGTCTTTCACTCTGCAAAGCAACCCAAATCTATCTCCTAGAATCCTCCTTGAAGAGCTGGCTTTTGAATGTGCTTTGAGTCTTTCTTATGAAAATGGTGCAAAAAAGGCACTAGATTCTACAAAAGTCGCGCTAAATTTCAAGCAAAAGCGATTTGGCGAGATTGTCTCCACTATCGCTAAGGCAAGTGATTTGCACTATGAGCTAGATGGGCAATTAGTCAGGTTTAATCACCTAAACACCCGCACCTTTCACATAAACTACATATCCACCGCGCGTGTAGCAAGCTCCAATACCGATGTCGTCTATGGGCAAGAATCCCAAATGAATTCTCTAAGCCCTTATGGTAGCTCCTACTCCTATCAGCACTACCAAGCTCCCATAAACTCTCCAAGCCCACTAGGCGAAGATGTCCAAAGCAAAGCCCTCTCACAAGGCACGCAAAGCCCACTATTTGGCAAAAGCGGGACAAAAATCTACTCCATTGATGAGCTAAACTTTTGGGGCGAGCTAGAAAATGAGCTAATCTCCCTAGTCTATCAAGAACAAGATAGTTACAATCCCAAACACCCTAGAATCATCATAAACAAAGGTGCAGGGCTAATCACCATAAATGCTACCAACGCCCAGCTAGAGAGGGCAAAAGACTACCTAGCAAGCCTCCAATCACGCCTATCCCAGCAAGTCCAAATCGATGTGCAAATCTTTACCATAGAGCATAATGATACTAACACCATAGGGGTAAATTGGGGCAAACTCTATGAGCTAGGGATAAATACCCAAAGCACTTCCCCAGAGATTTTTAACGCGCAAAATGGAAATATAAACTATGGCGTGTATGTATTCTCAAACAACTTACAGCTTGGCGATATAGTGCAGTTCCTAAAGCAATATGGCACAACCAAATCTATCTCAAATCCCAAAATCATCACGCTAAATAATCAACCAGCTATCATTTCAGTAGGAAATGTATTGCGCTATTCCCAAAGCCTCATTTATCAAACCTCCACAAACTCTAGCACCATACAAAACACAGGCTATCAATACCCAAGCGTATTTAGCGGTGTTTTGCTCGATGTAACGCCCTCAATCCAAGAAAATCAAGTCATACTAAAAATCAACCCCTCCATAACCGCAGCAAAAGACCCATCTATCGAAAATCAACCAACCGCGCTAGCCTCCCCGCCCAATCTCTCTACAAATCAGCTCTCATCTATCGTGCGAATCAATGACGGGCAAAAAGTGATTTTAGGTGGGTTAATAAGTGAGAGTTATAATGTCGTTACCAAAAAAGTCCCTTTGCTTGGCTCAATACCTTTGATAAAATATCTTTTTTCTTATAAAAAAACTATCAAACAAAAAAAAGAAATGGTCATAGTCATCACGCCAAAAATCATAGGAAATGAGGATATGGAGTATCACTTTGAGGATAGCACAAAGAGTTAG
- a CDS encoding HAD-IB family hydrolase yields the protein MTNKTAKKNIAFFDFDGTISSGDSLWLFITHIVGKKRLILGVARHIHILLGYTLGLISNTDAKQALSAKFLSSISTDDFAKHCIDFLPTLESICKASALSTIAWHKERGDIVVVVSASFEEYLAPLCEKLGVGLIATKLEVLGNSLSGRFGTLNCYGAQKVERIKQQYDLSEYGEIYVYGDSKGDKEMLALASDEEHRFYRYFK from the coding sequence ATGACAAATAAAACAGCAAAGAAAAACATTGCGTTTTTTGACTTTGATGGGACGATAAGCAGTGGCGATAGTTTGTGGCTTTTTATCACGCACATTGTAGGCAAAAAAAGACTTATCTTAGGCGTGGCTAGACATATTCACATTTTGCTTGGCTATACACTCGGGCTTATCTCAAACACAGATGCAAAGCAGGCTTTAAGCGCGAAGTTTTTATCTAGCATTAGCACAGATGATTTTGCAAAGCACTGCATAGATTTTCTCCCCACACTAGAATCTATCTGCAAAGCCTCCGCCCTCTCTACCATAGCTTGGCACAAAGAGCGCGGAGATATAGTCGTGGTGGTGAGTGCTAGCTTTGAAGAGTATCTCGCTCCACTGTGTGAGAAGCTAGGAGTGGGGCTTATCGCTACCAAGCTAGAAGTGCTAGGAAATAGCTTAAGCGGTAGATTTGGCACTCTTAACTGCTATGGAGCGCAAAAAGTAGAGCGAATAAAGCAACAGTATGATTTGAGCGAGTATGGCGAAATCTATGTCTATGGCGATAGCAAAGGCGACAAAGAAATGCTAGCCCTAGCAAGTGATGAAGAGCATAGATTTTATCGGTATTTTAAGTAG